The region CGCCCTGAGCGGTGACAAGGCGCTGGAAATTGCGCATAATCAACTGCCGGACCTGATCCTGCTCGACGCCGTCATGCCCGGCATGGATGGCTATGCCGTCTGCAGCGCGCTGCGCGAATCGGCCCTCCTGAACGCCATTCCCGTCATTTTCGTCACGGCCCTGAACCAGCCCGAAGACGAAACGCGGGCGCTGGAAGCGGGTGCCGTCGATTTCATCACGAAACCGTTCAACGCGGCCGTCGTGCGCGCCCGCGTGCGCAGCCAGCTGACCATCAAGCGGCAAGCCGACGCCATGCGCGAACTGTCGCTGACGGATTCGCTCACGGGCGTGGCCAACCGGCGCAGCTTCAACGACACGATGGACAGCGAATGGCGGCGCTGCGCGCGCGACGGCGTGCCGATGGCCCTGATCATGGCCGATATCGACCACTTCAAGGATTACAACGATACGTATGGCCACCAGGCGGGCGACCTGTGCCTGCAGCAGGTGAGCGCCGCCCTGCGCCGCTGCGCCGTGCGCCCGCCCGACCTGCTGGCGCGCTACGGCGGCGAGGAATTCATCATCCTGCTGCCGCAGGAAACGCGCGACGGCGCCGAAGTGGTGGCCCAGCGCATCCTCGACGAAGTGCGCGCGCTGCAAATTGCCCACGCCAGATCGAGCGTCGGCCCGCACGTCACCGTCAGCCTGGGCATGGCCAGCATCATGCCCACGGAAGGCATGGACCCCAGCGCCCTGATCCGCGCCGCCGACGCCCTGCTGTACCGCGCCAAGCATACGGGGCGGGACAGGTATTGCGCGCCGGAGGGGGAGTGATCAGGGATAACAACGCATCAAAAACTCCGCCACGCAGACGGGTTTCGGGTCGCCTTCGCGCTCCATGGTGACGGCCCAGTTCACTTGCGCCCCTTCCGGCAAGTTGTCGACGGAGAGGATATCGAGCCGCGCGCGCAATCGGCTGCCCACGGGCACGGGCGCGGGGAAGCGTACTTTATTCAGGCCATAATTGATGGCCATGCGGATGCCGGCCATGTGCAGCGCTCCCTGCAACATGGCCGGCAGCAGGGATAAGGTCAGGAAGCCGTGCGCCACGGTGCAACCGTATGGCGACTCGCGCGCGCAGCGTTCGGCGTCCACATGGATCCACTGATGGTCGTCCGTGGCGTCGGCAAAGGTGTCGATGCGCTGCTGCGTGATGGTCAGCCAGTCCGAAACAGCCACGTGCTGTCCCGACAAGGCCTGGAAACCGGCGATGCCGGCGATATCACGCATGGTTTTCGCCTGCCGGACGGCGGCCGAACATGCCCATGCCCTCCACTGTCGTCACCACTTCGCCATGCTGGTTGCGCACGCTCCACACGGAAATGACGATGCCGCGGTCCGGCTTGCTGCTCGACGGGCGCACTTCCTTGACCTGATAAGTCAGCTGCAGGGTATCGCCAGCGCGCACGGGTTTGAGCCAGCGGATGCTGTCCAGGCCGGGCGAACCCATGCTGGACGAATGCTTGAGCAGATTGTCCACCACCAGGCGCATCATCATGCCGCACGTATGCCAGCCGCTGGCGATAACGCCCTTGAAGATGGTCTTTTCGGCGGCCGCATGGTCGACGTGGAATGGCTGCGGATCGAAATCCGTGGCAAAAGCGATGATTTCCTTTTCCGTTACGTGGCGCTGGCCCAGGTCGATTTCCAGGCCTTGCGTAAAGTCTTCGAAATACCAGTGTTTCGGGGTGGTGGCAGGCGATGCGGTCATGCGGTCTCCGTCGGCAAAAAGCCCGGCTGGGCGATAAAGCGCTCGATATGATGGTCCACGTCGCCCAGGGTCAGGGCGATCATGGAGAGGCGCTTGAAATGGTGGGCGGCGGGCAATTCGTCGGTGACGCCCATGCCGCCATGCAATTGCACGGCTTGCTGGCCGACAAAGGTGGCAGCCAGTCCCACTCGCGCCTTGGCGGCCGAGACCGTGCGGCGCCGCTCGGACGCGTCGTCGCTGTCGACCTTGGCGGCGGCCAGCATGGCCATCGAACGCGCCTGCTCCAGGTGGATGAACATGTCGGCCATGCGGTGCTGCAAGGCCTGGAATTTGCCGATCGGCGCGCCGAACTGCTGACGCGTCTTCAGGTATTCCAGGGTGGCGGCGAAGATGGCGTCCATGGCGCCCACGGCTTCCGCGCACAGCAAGGAGGCGCCGTAATCCACGGCCGCGTCGAGCACGGGCCAGCCCTGCCCCGCCTGGCCGATCAAGGCGTCGTGGCCCAGCACCACTTGCACGAGGGTCACGGTGGCGGCGCGCTGGCCGTCGATGGTGCGGTAGTCGCGCACGGAAACGCCAGGCGCGTCGACAGGCACGAGGAACAGCGAAATGCCGTCCGTATCGCTTTGGCTACCGCCGTTGCGCGCCGACACGATCAAGGCGCCCGCCTGGGCGCCGTGGATGACGACGGTTTTCTCGCCGTCGAGCACGAAGCCGCCGCCGCTGGCGGTGGCGGTCGTGGCAATATCATTGAGTTCGTGGCGCGACTGGCGTTCACCGAGCGCGCAGGCCAGTTTCAGGCTGCCGCTGGCGACCTGTTCCAGCACGCCATCGTGGCCGCCCGCCAGGCTCAAAAAGCGCGCCCCGAGTACGGTGGCGAAATACGGTTCGACCACCAGGCCACGGCCCAGTTCCTGCATCACCAGCAGCATGTCGACGGCCGTGCCGTCGAAGCCGCCCGCGCCGGCCGGCAGCGGCAAGGCCGTCATGCCCAGCTCGGCCAGGGTGGCCCAGGCCGCATCGGACGTGCCCGTGGCGGAATGGATAATTTTTTGCCGCGTTTCAAAGCGGTAATCCTTGTCGACCCAGCGCCTGAGCGCATCGGCGAATTGCTGCTGTTCCTGATTAAAATGAAAGTCCATGTCGTCTCCTTCTGGCTTACAGGCCCAGGATCATCTGCGTGATGATGTTTTTCTGGATTTCATTCGAGCCGCCATAGATCGATGTCTTGCGGTAATTGAAGTAATACGCGGCCAGCGGCGCGGCCAGGTCGTCGCCGCCAGCGCCGTGCGGCGCGCCGCCATCGAGGAATGCCGGGTCGAACGGCAAGGCTTGCGGGCCGATGGCTTCGACCATCAGTTCCGTCAGTTGCTGCTGCAATTCCGAACCGCGCACCTTCAGCATCGACGCCTGCGGTCCCGGCCCCTTGCCTTCGTCGCTGATGACGCGCAAGACCGTCATTTCCAGCGCCATCAATTCAATTTCCAGGGTGGCGACCTTGGCCGCAAAGGCGGGATCGTGCAGCAGCGGCGCACCGCGCTTGGTTTGTTGCATGGCCAGCTGCTTGAGGAAAGTCAGCTCGCGCTTCGAGCGGCCGACGGCGGCGATGCCCGTGCGCTCGTGGCCCAGCAGATACTTGGCGTAGGTCCAGCCCTTATTTTCCTGGCCCACCAGATTGCTGACGGGCACGCTCACGTTGTCGAAGAAGACTTCGTTCACTTCGTGTTCTTCATCGAGCATGATGATGGGGCGCACGGTGATACCCGGCGTTTTCATGTCGATCAGCAAGAAACTGATGCCTTCTTGCTTGCGCACCGTGCTATCCGTGCGCACCAGGCAAAAGATCATGTCCGCGTGCTGGCCCAGCGTCGTCCAGGTTTTCTGGCCGTTGACGATGTAATGGTCGCCGTCGCGCTGGGCCGTGGTTTTCAGCGAAGCGAGGTCGGACCCGGCGCCCGGCTCGGAGTAACCCTGGCTCCACCAGTCGTCGCAGTTCAAAATGCGCGGCAGATAATATGCTTTTTGTTCGGCGCTGGCGAAGGCCATGATGACGGGCGCCACCATGTTGACGCCGAAGGGCAGGATCGGTGGCGTGGCGGCGCGCGCGCACTCGTCTTCCCAGATGTGGCGCTGCACGGCCGTCCAGCCCGTGCCGCCATGTTCGACTGGCCAGGCCGGCGCGGCCCAGCCTTGCTGCGCGACAATCTTGTGCCAGCGCACGTAATCGTCGCGGTTCAGGCGCAGATGCTGGCGCACCTTGCGCTGCAAGTCCGCCGGCAGATGGGCGTCGAGGAAGGCGCGCACCGTGTCGCGGAAGGCGCTCTCCTCGGCCGTGTAATGCAGGTCCATGTCTGTCTCCTTGTTCTTATCGGTTGCCGTGATGACTGCACGCAAGGAAGCTCAGCGCACAAAAAAGCACGACCGTTCTCAAGGATTGTACAACAGATTGGGAGCGGCGCCAGGGGTTTTACATGGGCTCAAGGTTCATCGCGAGGCCATGCCACTTTTCGCCATTACCGTTGAAGCAGCAGCCCACATAGCAGCAATTCCAATGCCGCAACTGCTTTTATCAAGCGTGCATTGCCTTCGTCGCCGTCTGCGATCCAGAACGCCGCTTCCGCCAGGCTGCCGTAGATCAGCGCAGCCAGTGCCTGTGGACAAGCGTCGGCCACGATGCCCTGCTGAATCAGCTGCTGGATCAGCCCTTGCATCGAGTCAAGGCAATGGCGCTGCGAATCCGGTGAAGCGCCACCCAGGACCGCCCTCGCGTCGCGCAAGACGATGCGCTGAATTTCCGGTTCCAGGGCCATCTCCAGATAGGCACGGCAGCGGCTGCGAAAGCCTTCCCACAAGTCTGCGGCGCCGTCGGAGATGGCTTGCAGGCGGCCATCCATTTCCGCGTCGATCTGCTCGACCACCGCCAGCAGCAAGCCCTTCTTGTCGCCGAAGTGATGGTACAGCGCACCCCGCGTCAGCCCTGCCTGGGCGGTGAGGTCGTCCATTGACGTATCGGCATAACCGCGCTCGCTGAACACTTTGCGGGCCGTGGCCAGCAACGAGGCGCGGGTTTCTTCCTTTTCCACACGGGTGCGGCGAACCATTTCTCTCTCCTTACATACGTAGCGCATGATTGTTTACATACATCGCGTATGTATATATACTTGTTCATACGCGATGTATGTATTATCACTGCGACGTATCTCCATTGCAAGCAGGGCTGCGCCGTTTATCAAATGATCAATGAAGGATATGCACCATGAGTACGTCTCCCTGCGCTGCCGCAGAACCCGCGGCTCCTCACCCGTGGCTGGCGGTCACCGCTGTCGGCATGGCCACCTTTTCCGTCGTGACGACGGAAATGCTGCCGGTCGGCCTGTTGACGCCGATTGCCGACACCCTGGACACCTCCACGGGAACGGCCGGCCTGATGATCTCGCTGCCAGCACTATTAGCGGCCATGTTTGCGCCGCTGGTCGTGCTCGCATCGGGGAGCCTGGACAGGCGCAAAATACTCTGCGGTTTGCTGACACTATTAGTGATCGCGAACATTGCCTCGGCCCTGGCGCAGAACATGGCGTGGATGCTGGCGGCGCGTGTACTCGTCGGTTTTTGCATGGGCGGCATCTGGGCCATCGCCGGCGGCCTCGCTTCCCGCCTGGTTCCTGCCCGCTCGGTTGGGCTGGCAACGTCGGTCATCTTCGGTGGCGTGGCGGCCGCTTCCGTGCTGGGGGTGCCGCTAGGCGCACACATCGGCGACCTTGCGGGATGGCGCTGGGCTTTCGGCGTCATGGCACTGTTCAGCGGCCTGGTACTGGCGCTGCACCTGGCCGTCATTCCCGCCCTGCCCGCTGCCGCTTCGACGACCTTGCGACAATTCGGCCAACAGCTGCGCAACAGGCGGTTGCAAGCAGGGCTGCTTCTGACCCTGCTGCTGGTGAGCAGCCATTTCATGGCCTTTACCTTCGTGCGCCCGCTGCTGCTGTCCGTGTCGGGGTTCGATGCGCAATGGCTGGGCGCACTGCTGTTTGCCTATGGCTTCGCTGGCATCCTTGGAAACTTCCTGGCCGGTGTCATGGCCGCGCGGCGCACGGCGACGACCATCATCGCCATCTCGGGCGGCCTGCTGCTCACGCCGCTGCTGTTCCTGGCTGTCGGCGACTCCGGCATCGGCGGCGGCGTGGTGTTGCTGGCCTGGGGACTGGCTTACGGTGGCGTATCGGTCGGCCTGATGACTTTGATGCTGAAGGCGGCGCCCGGCGCCGTGGAGATCGTCGCCGCGCTGTATGTGGGCGTCTTCAATATCGGCATTGCGCTCGGGGCGTGGACCGGTGGCCAGGCCGTGGACAGGCTGGGCCTGTCCGCCAACCTGTGGCTTGCCGCAGGATGCGCCGCTGCCGCCTTGCTGCTGTCGTTTGGCATCCGCTTTATGGAAGCCAGCAAGCAGCCTGGTGCTGCAAGCGATTGACGCTGGCCGCCATCACCCATACAAATGCAGCAACACTTGCACGGCAACGATCTTGACGATGGTCATGCTGGGGAAAATCATGGCGTAACCGAGGTTCGGGCGGTCCGACTTGGCCAGGCGGTTGGCGAATACCAGCACGGCCGGGTTGCCCGTGGCGCCGGCCGCGATCCCGAGCAACTCGGGAAACGGCAGGCGCAGGAAGACCTTGCCCAAGATCACGACGAGGGCCACCACCACCAGCACCGTCACGGCGCCGAGCGCCAGCATGGGCAAGCCATCGGCGCCCACTTGCTGCACGAAGGGCAAGCCGGACGCCATGCCGACGGAGGCGAGGAAAATCGTCAAGCCATAGTTGCGCATGACCAAGTTGGCCGACAGGGGCAAGCGCCAGCTGATCTTGCCCACCCTGCCCAGGCGTCCCAAAATCAGCGCCATCACCAGCGGGCCGCCGGCCAGGCCCAGGCTGAACGAGCCTATCCATGGCAAGGGAATCGGCACCAGGCCCAGCAGCACACCCAGGACCATGCCCATGCCCAGCGAGACATAGCTGAACTCGGCCGTGGCCGTGATGGAATTGCCGAACAGCTTGCGCACGTCGGCCGCATGTTTGGCTGGCGCGATGGCCATCACCCGGTCGCCAAACTCCAGGGTCAGGAACGGGTGCGGCAGAATCATGGCGTCGCCACGGCGGATGAAGGCGATCTGCAGGGGGAAATCCTTGGCCAGGTTCAGCTCGCCCAGGGGCACGCCGACGATTTCCGCGTCCGACACGAACACTTCCGTGCCGTCGAACGCGCTGCGGTCCTTCATCAGCCGGCCCGGATCCAGGTGGCCCAGCGCCGTGCGCGCCGCTTCCACGCCCGCCACCGTGCCCGACACCATCAGCGCGTCGCCCACGCCAAGCACGAGGCCCGGATCGGGCAAGCGGTTCTGGTGGCCCTGGCGCACGCCGATGACTTGCACGCCCGCCAGCGGGCCGTCGGCCAGTTCGGACAGGGCCGCGCCCGCCAATGTGGCTTCGTCGATGGTAATTTCGGACACGACGATGGGTGCCGGCGGCGGCGTCAGCACGGGTTTTAGTATCCGCCCGGCCAGGTACAGGCCCAGCATGGGGCCGACCACGCCGAACGGATACGCGACGGCATAGCCGACGGCTGCGTCGCCATTGCCGTGCGACGCTTCCAGCGCCGCCTGCAAGGCGGCCGTGCTGGTCATGGCGCCGGCAAACACGCCGCTGGCCATGCGCAGCGAGATATCGATCCACTGCCCGCCCCAGACGGACACGGCCAGGCCGCCCATGACGGCGACAAAGGCGATCAGATTGTGTTTCTGCCCCGCACCGCGCAAGCCGGCGAAAAACTGCACGCCATACTGCACGCCGATGCCATACAGGAACAGCAGCAAGCCGATGGAGCCGACCATCGGCGGCGGCACGGAACCGGGAGCAAAGGCGCCCAGCGCCAGCCCCGCGAACAGCACGCCGCCCACGCCCAGCGAAAAGCCGAACACGCTGATGCGCCCCAGCGCATAACCGGCGCCGATGACGAGAAACAGGGCGAGGATCGGCGTGGACTCCAGCGTGTGGCGAAATAATTGAAGCATCAGAAACCTTGGTCTGGGGAAGGCCCAGTTTAGCATGCACAAAAGCAACACGATGGCGATGATGACAAGCAAGCGTGCGCAGCTTTGCACCTTAAAAATGGGCAAAAAAAAGCCCGCTGCGGGAGCGGGCTGAATCTAATTCCTGTGAGGAAGTAGAGGAGACAGATGAATGATGCCGCATCGCAGCATATTCATCCAATTCTATGTTGCGATGATAGAAATATGTTTTATCAATATCTGCACTCCTCTTCGCGCAACGCCTGCTGCACGGCGGGACGCTCGCCGACGCGCTCGATCAAGCGCCTCACTTGCGGGAAGGCCGACAAGTCCACCTTGGTGTGCGCCGACCAGCTGAGGATGGTGTACAGATAGGCATCCGCGATGGAGTAACGCTCGCCCAGCAGATATGGCCCGCCGGCCGCCAGTTGCCGCTCCACATAGTCGAGGCGTGCGGCCAGACGCGAGCGGGCCACGTCCTGCGCCTGCGTGCCGTATTCCGGGTGGAACAGCCAGGGGCTGAACACCTTGTGCAGCTCGGTGGCAATAAAACCCAGCCACGATTGCAGCTGCACACGCGCCAGGGAACCGGGCGGCGGCGCCAGGCCGCTGGCCGGCGCCAGGTCGGCCAGGTATTGCACGATGGCCGTGCCTTCCAGCAAGATGGTGCCATCGTCCAGCGCCAGCGCCGGCACGTACAGGTTCGGATTCACCTGCGCGTAATCGGCGCCCGTTTCCGTGACGCGCGGGATCTTGCGAATATCAACTCTTTCCAGTTCCAGCGCAATGCCCGCCTCGATGGCCACGATGTGCGGCGACAAAGAACACGTTCCCGTTGCGTAATACAGTTTCATGATCACTCCTCGAAAAGTTACACGGACGCGGGATCGAGTTTTTCCACGTCGATGCCGTATCTGGCGATGGCTACGCCAATCTTGCTGCGCGGCAGCTGGCCCCCATCGGCCAGCGCCGTCAGGGCGGCCAGCACGATGAAATGACGGTCCACTTCAAAAAAGGTGCGCAAGGATTCGCGCGTATCGGAGCGGCCGAAGCCATCCGTGCCCAGGGCAACGAAACGCCGGTCGTGCACGAACGGGCGCACCTGGTCGGCCACGATCTTCATGTAATCGGTGGCGATCACCACCGGGCCTTGCCGGCCAGCCAGGCATTGCGCGATATACGGCACGCGCGGCTCACTGTCCGGGTGCAGCATGTTCCAGCGCTGCACGGCCAGGCCGTCGCGCCGCACTTGCGTCAGGCTGGTGGCGCTCCACACGTCGGCCGCCACGCCGAAATCCTGCTGCAGCAGCACGCTGGCGGCCTGCACTTCGCGCAGGATGGAGCCGCTGCCCATCAGCTGCACGCGCGGCGTGGTTGCCGTGAGTGCTGCCGGGCTTTCCTGCAGCAGATACAGGCCCTGCAAGATGCCCGCCTCGGCGCCTGCCGGCATGGCCGGGTGCGAATAGTTTTCGTTGAGCAAGGTGATGTAATAGAAAATATCCTCTTGCTCGGCAAACATGCGGCGCATGCCGTCGTGGATGATGACGGCCAGCTCGTAGGCATAG is a window of Janthinobacterium rivuli DNA encoding:
- a CDS encoding aspartate:alanine exchanger family transporter, with product MLQLFRHTLESTPILALFLVIGAGYALGRISVFGFSLGVGGVLFAGLALGAFAPGSVPPPMVGSIGLLLFLYGIGVQYGVQFFAGLRGAGQKHNLIAFVAVMGGLAVSVWGGQWIDISLRMASGVFAGAMTSTAALQAALEASHGNGDAAVGYAVAYPFGVVGPMLGLYLAGRILKPVLTPPPAPIVVSEITIDEATLAGAALSELADGPLAGVQVIGVRQGHQNRLPDPGLVLGVGDALMVSGTVAGVEAARTALGHLDPGRLMKDRSAFDGTEVFVSDAEIVGVPLGELNLAKDFPLQIAFIRRGDAMILPHPFLTLEFGDRVMAIAPAKHAADVRKLFGNSITATAEFSYVSLGMGMVLGVLLGLVPIPLPWIGSFSLGLAGGPLVMALILGRLGRVGKISWRLPLSANLVMRNYGLTIFLASVGMASGLPFVQQVGADGLPMLALGAVTVLVVVALVVILGKVFLRLPFPELLGIAAGATGNPAVLVFANRLAKSDRPNLGYAMIFPSMTIVKIVAVQVLLHLYG
- a CDS encoding MaoC family dehydratase, whose protein sequence is MRDIAGIAGFQALSGQHVAVSDWLTITQQRIDTFADATDDHQWIHVDAERCARESPYGCTVAHGFLTLSLLPAMLQGALHMAGIRMAINYGLNKVRFPAPVPVGSRLRARLDILSVDNLPEGAQVNWAVTMEREGDPKPVCVAEFLMRCYP
- a CDS encoding MFS transporter, coding for MSTSPCAAAEPAAPHPWLAVTAVGMATFSVVTTEMLPVGLLTPIADTLDTSTGTAGLMISLPALLAAMFAPLVVLASGSLDRRKILCGLLTLLVIANIASALAQNMAWMLAARVLVGFCMGGIWAIAGGLASRLVPARSVGLATSVIFGGVAAASVLGVPLGAHIGDLAGWRWAFGVMALFSGLVLALHLAVIPALPAAASTTLRQFGQQLRNRRLQAGLLLTLLLVSSHFMAFTFVRPLLLSVSGFDAQWLGALLFAYGFAGILGNFLAGVMAARRTATTIIAISGGLLLTPLLFLAVGDSGIGGGVVLLAWGLAYGGVSVGLMTLMLKAAPGAVEIVAALYVGVFNIGIALGAWTGGQAVDRLGLSANLWLAAGCAAAALLLSFGIRFMEASKQPGAASD
- a CDS encoding acyl-CoA dehydrogenase family protein, giving the protein MDFHFNQEQQQFADALRRWVDKDYRFETRQKIIHSATGTSDAAWATLAELGMTALPLPAGAGGFDGTAVDMLLVMQELGRGLVVEPYFATVLGARFLSLAGGHDGVLEQVASGSLKLACALGERQSRHELNDIATTATASGGGFVLDGEKTVVIHGAQAGALIVSARNGGSQSDTDGISLFLVPVDAPGVSVRDYRTIDGQRAATVTLVQVVLGHDALIGQAGQGWPVLDAAVDYGASLLCAEAVGAMDAIFAATLEYLKTRQQFGAPIGKFQALQHRMADMFIHLEQARSMAMLAAAKVDSDDASERRRTVSAAKARVGLAATFVGQQAVQLHGGMGVTDELPAAHHFKRLSMIALTLGDVDHHIERFIAQPGFLPTETA
- a CDS encoding diguanylate cyclase domain-containing protein, with product MSWTNLAMNGRILIVDDAMENIQILHQLLREEHDVLFALSGDKALEIAHNQLPDLILLDAVMPGMDGYAVCSALRESALLNAIPVIFVTALNQPEDETRALEAGAVDFITKPFNAAVVRARVRSQLTIKRQADAMRELSLTDSLTGVANRRSFNDTMDSEWRRCARDGVPMALIMADIDHFKDYNDTYGHQAGDLCLQQVSAALRRCAVRPPDLLARYGGEEFIILLPQETRDGAEVVAQRILDEVRALQIAHARSSVGPHVTVSLGMASIMPTEGMDPSALIRAADALLYRAKHTGRDRYCAPEGE
- a CDS encoding acyl-CoA dehydrogenase family protein; translated protein: MDLHYTAEESAFRDTVRAFLDAHLPADLQRKVRQHLRLNRDDYVRWHKIVAQQGWAAPAWPVEHGGTGWTAVQRHIWEDECARAATPPILPFGVNMVAPVIMAFASAEQKAYYLPRILNCDDWWSQGYSEPGAGSDLASLKTTAQRDGDHYIVNGQKTWTTLGQHADMIFCLVRTDSTVRKQEGISFLLIDMKTPGITVRPIIMLDEEHEVNEVFFDNVSVPVSNLVGQENKGWTYAKYLLGHERTGIAAVGRSKRELTFLKQLAMQQTKRGAPLLHDPAFAAKVATLEIELMALEMTVLRVISDEGKGPGPQASMLKVRGSELQQQLTELMVEAIGPQALPFDPAFLDGGAPHGAGGDDLAAPLAAYYFNYRKTSIYGGSNEIQKNIITQMILGL
- a CDS encoding MaoC family dehydratase, which produces MTASPATTPKHWYFEDFTQGLEIDLGQRHVTEKEIIAFATDFDPQPFHVDHAAAEKTIFKGVIASGWHTCGMMMRLVVDNLLKHSSSMGSPGLDSIRWLKPVRAGDTLQLTYQVKEVRPSSSKPDRGIVISVWSVRNQHGEVVTTVEGMGMFGRRPAGENHA
- a CDS encoding TetR/AcrR family transcriptional regulator — its product is MVRRTRVEKEETRASLLATARKVFSERGYADTSMDDLTAQAGLTRGALYHHFGDKKGLLLAVVEQIDAEMDGRLQAISDGAADLWEGFRSRCRAYLEMALEPEIQRIVLRDARAVLGGASPDSQRHCLDSMQGLIQQLIQQGIVADACPQALAALIYGSLAEAAFWIADGDEGNARLIKAVAALELLLCGLLLQR
- the gstA gene encoding glutathione transferase GstA — encoded protein: MKLYYATGTCSLSPHIVAIEAGIALELERVDIRKIPRVTETGADYAQVNPNLYVPALALDDGTILLEGTAIVQYLADLAPASGLAPPPGSLARVQLQSWLGFIATELHKVFSPWLFHPEYGTQAQDVARSRLAARLDYVERQLAAGGPYLLGERYSIADAYLYTILSWSAHTKVDLSAFPQVRRLIERVGERPAVQQALREEECRY